In a genomic window of Roseomonas aeriglobus:
- a CDS encoding hydroxyisourate hydrolase, whose amino-acid sequence MAGYPDAKAVPFFPEIDPVFRVTDPAAHYHVPVVVSPFGYSTYRGN is encoded by the coding sequence ATGGCAGGCTACCCGGATGCGAAGGCGGTGCCATTCTTCCCCGAGATCGATCCCGTGTTCCGCGTCACCGACCCTGCCGCGCACTACCATGTGCCGGTCGTGGTCAGCCCCTTCGGCTACTCCACCTACAGGGGCAATTGA
- a CDS encoding glycosyltransferase: protein MVGVPLRPVSAAICVPVRNEETALLKLLEAIERLDLGDVEAAVFFLLDNCSDASEQVILEHAGRMALPFTVAQGDPSPDANAGRARRAAIALGLHHAASTPHGILLTTDADSQPRADWVRAALQGLASADLVAGRIVRIAAERDPVQGRVERYLDRLHAYRRSVDPVPWDSPTGSHCSGGANMAFRPGAYQALGGFQPVPCGEDAALLDDAGRAGFRVRRDPGMVVATSSRRLGRAPGGMAAALSAIDHHGAPSMPHPRGAAWQYRQQAEARRIWAGLPDSFVAARFGDRIGLTGDHVIGVARDCPNAEAFAMRVVPALPDIPDVTLAEAEHALATLEHQLCEQAV, encoded by the coding sequence ATGGTGGGGGTGCCGTTGCGACCTGTGTCAGCTGCGATCTGTGTTCCGGTCCGCAACGAGGAGACTGCGTTACTGAAGTTGCTGGAGGCGATCGAGCGACTGGACCTGGGCGACGTCGAGGCTGCCGTGTTCTTCCTCCTTGATAATTGCTCGGATGCGAGCGAGCAGGTAATACTCGAGCATGCTGGTCGCATGGCCCTTCCGTTCACGGTGGCTCAGGGAGACCCGTCCCCTGATGCCAATGCCGGTCGTGCACGCCGGGCCGCCATCGCCCTCGGCCTGCATCATGCGGCGAGCACGCCCCACGGTATTCTCCTGACGACCGACGCCGACAGCCAGCCCCGTGCCGATTGGGTCAGGGCGGCACTGCAGGGCCTGGCCTCGGCCGACCTTGTCGCCGGGCGAATCGTCCGGATCGCAGCGGAGCGGGATCCGGTGCAGGGGAGGGTCGAGCGCTACCTCGATCGGCTTCACGCCTACCGACGATCGGTCGACCCCGTTCCGTGGGACAGTCCGACCGGCTCCCACTGCTCGGGAGGCGCCAACATGGCCTTCCGACCCGGAGCCTATCAGGCGCTGGGTGGCTTCCAGCCGGTGCCATGCGGCGAGGACGCCGCCCTGCTCGACGATGCCGGGCGCGCCGGGTTTCGCGTGCGCCGCGATCCCGGCATGGTGGTTGCGACCTCCTCACGGCGGCTCGGCCGGGCGCCGGGCGGCATGGCGGCTGCGCTCAGTGCCATCGACCATCACGGGGCACCCTCAATGCCGCATCCCCGAGGGGCGGCATGGCAATACCGACAGCAGGCGGAGGCGCGCCGCATTTGGGCCGGGCTCCCCGATTCCTTTGTCGCAGCTCGCTTCGGCGACCGTATCGGATTGACCGGTGACCATGTGATCGGCGTCGCGCGCGACTGCCCCAACGCAGAGGCGTTCGCCATGCGTGTCGTGCCGGCGCTGCCCGATATACCCGACGTCACCCTCGCCGAGGCCGAGCATGCCCTGGCAACGCTCGAGCACCAGCTTTGCGAGCAGGCGGTATGA
- a CDS encoding PIG-L family deacetylase: protein MIAPHPDDEVIGAAGLIARLRRHGARVRVAVVTDGAASHRGSRQWPRARLVAARQRESLHALRRLGIVAGDVSFLNLPDGQLPSIPGRCYRALRRQVARCRDLDLIVGPACDDDHPDHRAVAAAVARCPGGAGRLTYRVWPPRPDRSGPAWRIAVPGGVPVKRSLIRVYRTQLGAVSDDPAGFTIARHELAAFARPVERYRPGSK from the coding sequence GTGATCGCCCCGCACCCGGATGACGAGGTCATCGGCGCGGCAGGCCTCATTGCGCGGCTTCGCCGCCATGGAGCTCGGGTCCGGGTTGCGGTCGTGACCGATGGTGCCGCGTCTCACCGGGGCAGCCGACAATGGCCGAGAGCGCGACTGGTCGCGGCGCGCCAGCGTGAGAGCCTTCATGCGCTACGTCGTCTCGGCATCGTTGCTGGCGACGTCTCGTTCCTCAATTTGCCCGATGGCCAGTTGCCCTCGATCCCGGGACGCTGTTATCGCGCGCTGCGCCGCCAGGTCGCACGATGCCGGGATCTCGATCTCATCGTCGGACCGGCCTGCGATGACGACCATCCCGATCACCGCGCCGTAGCAGCGGCCGTCGCCCGATGCCCGGGTGGCGCCGGTCGGCTGACCTACCGCGTGTGGCCGCCTCGCCCGGACAGGTCCGGACCGGCATGGCGCATCGCTGTGCCCGGAGGAGTTCCGGTTAAGCGGTCGCTGATCCGCGTCTACCGGACGCAGCTCGGCGCCGTTTCCGATGATCCAGCAGGCTTCACGATCGCGAGACACGAGCTTGCGGCCTTTGCTCGTCCGGTCGAGCGCTACCGGCCGGGTTCGAAGTGA
- a CDS encoding catalase, translating into MARKSIKSDAVKLKGETAKKAPPLPAGADQPTNYAEQQGHGGETRQTTSDAALTMTTQQGIPIADAQNSLKAGLRGPTLLEDFILREKIFHFDHERIPERVVHARGYGAHGVFELTDSLADYTRADVLSTVGQQTEVFVRFSTVAGNKGSRDLARDVRGFAVKMYTKQGNWDIVGNNIPVFFIQDAIKFPDLVHAAKQEPDRAFPQAQTAHDNFWDFASLTPEAWHMIMWIMSDRTIPRSFRTMEGFGVHSFRLVNAEGRSTFVKFHWKPRQGLQSVLWNEAVKISGADPDYHRRDLWEAIESGDFPQWDLGVQLFDQETADKLPFDHLDSTKLIPEEDVPVRIVGTLTLNRNVDNFFAETEQVAYCTQNIVPGIDFSDDPLLHGRNFSYLDTQLKRLGSPNFTHLPINAPRCPVMNFQQDGHMAMRNPKGRVNYEPNSWGAEGGPRENAEIGFTSFPAEVQGTKQRVRSETFADHYSQARQFYLSQQPIEQKHIGDALVFELSKVDRVDIRARAVSHLRNIDEDLAATVADGLGLDLPDAAKAAKPTLDLPTSSALSIVANGPANFAGRKMGLLLTDGSSAELFNALTKALEAEGAVWEVVAPKIGGVTLDDGTKVAAKQKIDGGPSVLFDAVAVLPSEEGVAMLAKDAASKDFVADAFGHCKFIGYTDAAATLFDASRVPELDDGFVALSKSKDVKAFVTTCRDLRFWAREMKVDLDAAA; encoded by the coding sequence ATGGCACGCAAGAGCATCAAAAGCGACGCGGTGAAACTCAAGGGCGAGACGGCCAAGAAGGCACCGCCGCTGCCGGCGGGTGCCGACCAGCCGACGAACTATGCCGAGCAGCAGGGCCATGGCGGCGAAACCCGCCAGACGACCTCGGACGCGGCACTTACCATGACCACGCAGCAGGGCATCCCGATCGCGGACGCCCAGAACAGTCTCAAGGCGGGTCTGCGGGGCCCCACGCTGCTCGAGGACTTCATCCTCCGCGAAAAGATCTTCCATTTCGATCACGAGCGCATCCCGGAGCGCGTCGTCCACGCACGCGGCTATGGCGCGCACGGCGTGTTCGAGCTGACCGACAGTCTGGCCGACTACACCCGCGCCGACGTGCTGAGCACGGTCGGGCAGCAGACGGAGGTGTTCGTCCGCTTCTCAACGGTAGCGGGCAACAAGGGCTCGCGCGATCTGGCGCGCGACGTGCGCGGCTTCGCCGTCAAGATGTACACGAAGCAGGGCAACTGGGACATCGTCGGCAACAACATCCCGGTGTTCTTCATCCAGGATGCCATCAAGTTCCCCGATCTGGTCCATGCGGCTAAGCAGGAGCCCGACCGGGCGTTCCCCCAGGCGCAAACCGCACACGACAATTTCTGGGATTTCGCCAGCCTCACCCCGGAAGCCTGGCACATGATCATGTGGATCATGTCCGATCGCACGATCCCCCGCTCCTTCCGCACGATGGAGGGCTTCGGCGTCCACAGCTTCCGCCTGGTGAACGCGGAAGGCAGGTCGACCTTCGTCAAGTTCCACTGGAAGCCGCGCCAGGGGCTCCAGTCGGTGCTGTGGAACGAAGCGGTCAAGATCAGCGGCGCCGATCCCGACTATCATCGCCGCGATCTCTGGGAGGCGATCGAGAGCGGTGACTTCCCGCAATGGGATCTCGGCGTCCAGCTGTTCGATCAGGAAACCGCCGACAAGCTTCCCTTCGACCATCTCGACTCGACCAAGCTCATCCCCGAGGAGGACGTGCCGGTCCGCATCGTCGGTACGCTCACGCTTAATCGCAACGTCGACAACTTCTTCGCCGAAACCGAGCAGGTCGCCTACTGCACGCAGAACATCGTGCCGGGCATCGACTTCAGTGACGACCCGCTGCTGCACGGCCGCAACTTCTCCTATCTCGATACCCAGCTGAAGCGGCTCGGCAGCCCGAACTTCACCCACCTGCCGATCAATGCCCCGCGCTGTCCGGTGATGAACTTCCAGCAGGACGGCCACATGGCGATGCGCAATCCGAAGGGGCGCGTGAACTATGAGCCGAACAGCTGGGGCGCGGAAGGCGGTCCGCGCGAGAACGCGGAGATCGGCTTCACCAGCTTCCCCGCCGAGGTTCAGGGGACTAAGCAGCGGGTTCGGTCCGAAACCTTTGCCGATCATTACAGCCAGGCGCGGCAGTTCTATCTCAGCCAGCAGCCGATCGAGCAGAAGCACATCGGCGACGCGCTGGTGTTCGAGCTGTCGAAGGTAGATCGTGTCGACATCCGGGCCCGGGCGGTCAGCCACCTGCGCAACATCGACGAGGATCTCGCCGCTACCGTTGCGGACGGGCTCGGCCTTGACCTGCCGGACGCCGCCAAGGCGGCCAAGCCGACGCTAGACCTGCCGACATCGTCGGCGCTCTCGATCGTCGCCAACGGCCCGGCGAATTTCGCCGGGCGAAAGATGGGCCTGCTGCTGACCGATGGGTCGAGCGCCGAGCTGTTCAATGCGCTGACGAAGGCGCTGGAAGCCGAAGGCGCGGTCTGGGAGGTGGTCGCGCCGAAGATCGGCGGGGTCACGCTCGACGACGGCACCAAGGTCGCGGCCAAGCAGAAGATCGACGGCGGACCTTCGGTCCTGTTCGATGCCGTCGCGGTGCTCCCGTCCGAGGAGGGGGTTGCGATGCTCGCCAAGGATGCGGCCTCCAAGGACTTCGTGGCGGACGCGTTCGGCCACTGCAAGTTCATCGGCTACACCGATGCAGCCGCCACGTTGTTCGACGCTTCTCGGGTGCCGGAGCTTGACGATGGCTTCGTAGCCCTAAGCAAGAGCAAGGACGTCAAGGCGTTCGTCACGACCTGTCGTGACCTCAGGTTCTGGGCTCGGGAGATGAAGGTCGATCTCGACGCGGCGGCCTGA
- a CDS encoding glutathione-dependent formaldehyde dehydrogenase produces MRALCWHGKGDVRVDTVADPEIKHPRDAIIKVTACAICGSDLHLLDGYQPTMEAGDILGHENMGEVVALGSEVTNLKIGDRVVVPFTISCGDCWFCKKGLFAACDRTNPNAEMAAKAMGHSPAGLFGFSHMLGGYCGGQAEYLRVPMADVGPIKIPDNVTDEQALFLSDIFPTGYMAAENAQIEHGDTVAIWGCGPVGQFAIRSALMMGAGRVIAIDEVPERLAMAEAGGAETINFAETDVYDELQARTKGRGPDSCIDAVGCEAAAHGAADAVMDKVKASMMLATDRVHVLRQAIMSCRKGGTVSVPGVYVGMGDKLPIGAAMNKGLTIKLGQTHVQRYTRPLLEKIVAGAIDPSFVITHPASLEDAPEMYAKFRDKEEGVIKVVMRPHG; encoded by the coding sequence ATGCGCGCACTATGCTGGCACGGTAAAGGCGATGTCCGCGTCGACACCGTTGCGGATCCCGAGATCAAGCACCCGCGCGATGCGATCATCAAAGTAACCGCCTGCGCGATCTGCGGGTCGGACCTTCACCTGCTGGATGGCTACCAGCCCACCATGGAGGCCGGCGACATCCTCGGCCACGAGAACATGGGCGAGGTCGTGGCGCTCGGGTCCGAGGTCACCAACCTCAAGATCGGGGACCGGGTGGTGGTGCCGTTCACGATCAGCTGCGGCGATTGCTGGTTCTGCAAGAAGGGTCTGTTTGCGGCCTGCGATCGGACCAATCCGAACGCCGAGATGGCCGCCAAGGCGATGGGCCATTCGCCCGCCGGGCTGTTCGGCTTCAGCCACATGCTGGGCGGCTACTGCGGCGGTCAGGCGGAGTATCTCCGCGTGCCGATGGCGGATGTCGGTCCGATCAAGATTCCCGACAACGTTACCGACGAGCAGGCCCTCTTCCTATCGGATATCTTCCCGACCGGCTACATGGCCGCCGAGAATGCGCAGATCGAGCATGGCGACACCGTCGCGATCTGGGGCTGCGGTCCGGTCGGCCAGTTCGCCATCCGCTCCGCGCTGATGATGGGCGCCGGCCGCGTGATCGCGATCGACGAGGTGCCCGAGCGACTCGCCATGGCGGAGGCCGGTGGCGCTGAGACGATTAACTTCGCCGAAACCGATGTCTACGACGAGCTGCAGGCGCGAACCAAGGGCCGGGGCCCCGACAGCTGCATCGATGCTGTCGGCTGCGAGGCGGCCGCGCACGGGGCGGCGGACGCGGTCATGGACAAGGTGAAGGCAAGCATGATGCTCGCCACTGATCGCGTCCACGTCCTGCGGCAGGCGATCATGAGCTGCCGCAAGGGCGGCACGGTCTCCGTGCCCGGCGTCTACGTCGGGATGGGTGACAAGCTTCCGATCGGTGCAGCGATGAACAAAGGACTAACGATCAAGCTCGGCCAAACCCACGTGCAGCGCTATACTAGACCGTTGCTGGAAAAAATCGTCGCGGGCGCGATCGACCCCAGCTTCGTGATCACCCACCCGGCCAGTCTTGAAGACGCGCCAGAAATGTACGCTAAATTCCGCGACAAGGAAGAAGGTGTGATCAAGGTTGTTATGCGCCCGCACGGTTGA
- a CDS encoding DksA/TraR family C4-type zinc finger protein: MAGGWTRDGAVQDQIEDTVADAVLAARASMPSGESEPFCAICGDDIPEGRRRAIPGVRTCVTCQSGRDRPLTSAFNRRGSKDSQLR; encoded by the coding sequence ATGGCTGGCGGTTGGACGCGCGACGGCGCAGTGCAGGATCAGATCGAGGATACGGTAGCGGACGCGGTTCTCGCCGCTCGGGCCAGCATGCCCAGCGGTGAGAGCGAGCCCTTTTGCGCGATCTGCGGGGACGACATCCCTGAGGGTCGCCGCCGGGCCATTCCTGGCGTACGCACCTGTGTGACGTGCCAGAGCGGGCGTGACCGGCCGCTGACCTCAGCGTTCAACCGGCGGGGCAGCAAGGACAGCCAGCTGCGGTGA